Genomic segment of Luteolibacter arcticus:
CTCCGAGGGATCATCCATCCACCAGAGCAAGGCGTGGGAATCGAGAAGGATTCTCATTTCTTCCGGCGCGTTGGTTCCTCCTCGGCGACCTTAGAGGAATACCGTTCCTCGGGAAATAGCGGGGTCTTGGTCATCGCATCCGTGAGCTCGGCATCCGTCTCCCAGCAGTCCGCCGCTTCCCAAATTTGGCCGGCCAAAAATCCACCGGTCCGTGGCGCGGTCTGCGCGGAGTAGGGGACCAGCTTGGCCACCGGTTTGCCGGCCTTGGAGATCACGATCTCCTCGCCCGTAGCCACCCGCTCAATGAGCTTGGAGAGGTGG
This window contains:
- a CDS encoding type II toxin-antitoxin system Phd/YefM family antitoxin → MNIHEAKTHLSKLIERVATGEEIVISKAGKPVAKLVPYSAQTAPRTGGFLAGQIWEAADCWETDAELTDAMTKTPLFPEERYSSKVAEEEPTRRKK